A single region of the Streptomyces sp. ITFR-16 genome encodes:
- a CDS encoding NAD(P)/FAD-dependent oxidoreductase produces the protein MYTALRLQRKLKHRLRSGEAEIVVVTPEPYMTYQPFLPEAAAGSISPRHVVVPLRRVLPHCTIVIGEAQRIDHAKRTATVTTLATGEDGTGALEIAYDELVLAPGSVSRTLPVPGLADHGVGFKTIEEAIGLRNHVIEQMDIASATRDPAIRDAALTFVFVGGGYAGVEALAELEDMARYTSRYYHNIKAEDLKWILVEATGRILPEVGESMGRYAVRELRGRNIDVRLDTRLDSIEDRVAVLSDGSRFRTRTLVWTAGVKPSPLLAATDLPLDERGRLVCTARLTVEGTEHAWAAGDAAAVPDLAAGEPGRQTAPNAQHAVRQAKVLADNLVAAIDGGPLTEYRHSYAGSVASLGLHKGVAHVYGRRLKGYPAWLMHRMYHLSRVPTFNRKARVLAEWTLAGLFKREIVSLGSLEHPRAEFELAAGRRPRPDGDDCQ, from the coding sequence ATGTACACAGCGCTGCGTCTCCAGCGGAAGCTGAAGCACCGACTGAGAAGCGGCGAGGCCGAGATCGTCGTCGTCACACCCGAGCCCTATATGACGTATCAGCCGTTTCTTCCCGAGGCCGCCGCCGGCTCGATCTCGCCCCGCCATGTCGTCGTACCGCTGCGCCGCGTCCTGCCGCACTGCACCATCGTCATCGGCGAGGCCCAGCGCATCGACCACGCCAAGCGCACCGCGACCGTCACCACCCTCGCCACCGGCGAGGACGGCACCGGCGCCCTGGAGATCGCGTACGACGAACTGGTCCTGGCACCCGGCTCCGTCTCGCGCACCCTCCCCGTCCCCGGCCTCGCCGACCACGGCGTCGGCTTCAAGACGATCGAGGAGGCCATCGGCCTGCGCAACCACGTCATCGAGCAGATGGACATCGCCTCCGCCACCCGCGACCCGGCCATCCGCGACGCGGCCCTCACCTTCGTCTTCGTCGGCGGCGGCTACGCCGGGGTCGAGGCCCTCGCCGAGCTGGAGGACATGGCCCGCTACACCTCGCGGTACTACCACAACATCAAGGCCGAGGACCTGAAATGGATCCTCGTCGAGGCCACCGGCCGCATCCTGCCCGAGGTCGGGGAGTCGATGGGCCGGTACGCCGTACGGGAGCTGCGCGGCCGCAACATCGACGTACGGCTCGACACCCGGCTGGACTCCATCGAGGACCGGGTCGCCGTGCTCAGCGACGGCTCCCGCTTCCGCACCCGCACGCTCGTGTGGACCGCGGGCGTCAAGCCCTCGCCCCTGCTCGCCGCCACCGACCTGCCGCTCGACGAACGCGGCCGGCTGGTCTGCACCGCCCGGCTCACCGTCGAGGGGACGGAACACGCCTGGGCCGCCGGGGACGCGGCAGCCGTCCCCGACCTGGCCGCCGGTGAGCCCGGCCGGCAGACCGCCCCCAACGCCCAGCACGCCGTCCGCCAGGCCAAGGTCCTCGCCGACAACCTCGTCGCCGCGATCGACGGCGGACCGCTGACCGAATACCGGCACAGCTACGCGGGCTCCGTCGCCTCCCTCGGCCTCCACAAGGGCGTCGCCCACGTCTACGGACGCCGCCTCAAGGGCTATCCGGCCTGGCTGATGCACCGCATGTACCACCTGAGCCGCGTCCCCACCTTCAACCGCAAGGCACGGGTCCTGGCCGAATGGACCCTCGCCGGCCTCTTCAAGCGCGAGATCGTCTCCCTGGGCTCCCTGGAGCACCCCCGCGCCGAGTTCGAACTCGCCGCGGGCAGGCGTCCGCGGCCCGACGGCGACGACTGTCAGTAG
- a CDS encoding MFS transporter has protein sequence MGAALRRIQLGSALSAFGLGFTVPYLYVYVAQVRDLGAGTAGVVLAVFAMAALAVLPFTGRAIDRRGPLPVLVVASAVASLGAAALGFSSGVTTSVLSAAVLGAGTAVMQPALATMLVRCTGTATRTRAFAMQFFLQNLGLGIGGLVGGQLVDTSRPASFTLLFLIEAVMFLVLGAIAATVRMPHAPAAATQTAPGERGAGQGGLRTLLSHRAMVQLCVLGFVLFFACYGQFESGLAAYGTEAAGIEPSTLGIALAANTAVIVVAQFVVLRLVERRRRTRVIAWVGLIWAFAWIVAGYAGLGHGSQTMATAAMISTYALFGLGEAMLSPTVAPLVADLAPESMVGQYNSAFALCKQLALAVGPAVGGPMGASLHGPYIVTFVLFSLGITALALRLGRRLTPVQDQPSLAAAPSRVVAVSLPENAQAEVAAPVAAVR, from the coding sequence ATGGGTGCAGCACTGCGGCGGATCCAGCTGGGGAGCGCGCTGAGCGCGTTCGGGCTGGGCTTCACCGTTCCGTATCTGTACGTCTATGTGGCACAGGTGCGGGATCTCGGTGCCGGTACGGCCGGGGTCGTGCTGGCGGTCTTCGCCATGGCGGCGCTCGCCGTCCTGCCGTTCACCGGCCGGGCCATCGACCGGCGCGGGCCCCTGCCCGTCCTGGTCGTCGCCTCGGCCGTCGCGTCCCTGGGCGCCGCCGCGCTGGGCTTCTCCTCAGGAGTGACCACCTCCGTCCTGTCGGCGGCGGTGCTCGGGGCGGGGACCGCCGTGATGCAGCCCGCGCTCGCGACCATGCTGGTGCGGTGCACCGGGACCGCCACCCGTACCCGCGCCTTCGCCATGCAGTTCTTCCTGCAGAACCTGGGACTCGGCATCGGCGGACTGGTCGGCGGGCAGCTCGTCGACACGAGCCGGCCGGCGTCATTCACCCTGCTGTTCCTGATCGAAGCCGTGATGTTCCTCGTGCTCGGCGCCATCGCGGCGACCGTGCGGATGCCGCACGCCCCCGCCGCCGCCACGCAGACCGCGCCGGGTGAGCGCGGAGCCGGGCAGGGCGGGCTGCGGACGCTGCTCTCGCACCGGGCCATGGTCCAGCTGTGCGTCCTGGGCTTCGTGCTGTTCTTCGCCTGCTACGGGCAGTTCGAGTCCGGGCTCGCCGCGTACGGCACCGAGGCCGCCGGGATCGAGCCCTCGACGCTCGGTATCGCGCTGGCCGCCAACACGGCCGTCATCGTCGTGGCCCAGTTCGTGGTGCTGCGTCTGGTCGAGCGCCGCCGGCGCACCCGGGTCATCGCCTGGGTCGGCCTGATCTGGGCGTTCGCCTGGATCGTGGCGGGCTACGCGGGCCTCGGGCACGGCAGCCAGACCATGGCGACGGCCGCGATGATCTCCACGTACGCCCTGTTCGGGCTCGGTGAGGCGATGCTGTCGCCGACCGTCGCACCGCTGGTCGCGGATCTGGCGCCGGAGTCGATGGTCGGGCAGTACAACTCGGCATTCGCGCTGTGCAAGCAGCTGGCGCTGGCGGTCGGGCCCGCCGTGGGCGGTCCGATGGGGGCCTCGCTGCACGGGCCGTACATCGTCACCTTCGTGCTGTTCTCGCTGGGCATCACCGCGCTGGCGCTGCGGCTCGGCCGGCGGCTCACCCCCGTGCAGGACCAGCCCTCCCTGGCTGCGGCGCCGTCGCGGGTGGTGGCCGTGTCGCTGCCGGAGAACGCGCAGGCCGAGGTGGCGGCGCCGGTCGCCGCCGTCCGCTGA
- a CDS encoding sigma-70 family RNA polymerase sigma factor, translated as MSGDGQQEESYDGVSTAGDGTETGGLPGHQVPTQAGPGRPAAADDAGGTVLPGPWPPAPVENAPARSADELDAAAAVPMQRVGGGSAEGSTLAPSDAQLIQQMREGDDLAYDELFRRHSEAVRRYARTCCRDAHTADDLTAEVFARTLQAVRGGKGPEEAVRAYLMTAVRHVAAAWTKTAKREHLVDDFAAFAAQATRTSEVSDSDTLDLGADVLAMHEAEQSMAMQAFRSLPERWQAVLWHTTVEEESPSDIAPLFGLTANATSVLASRAREGLKQAYLQAHVSQALTSGGDCARYADRLGAYARGGLRMRAERGLRGHLDECEKCRLAAGELAQVNAGIPALLPVAVIGWFAAGFSLKAAGIVAGGAAGAAGAGAAAAATGGGSSAGSAGGAAASEGLGAPAKAGIAAAVVVAAAAGLVWALVGDDQPRPEAKPAAKPPAVAPAVPSPTPPKTKPAAPKPAPPAPEPAKPTPAPTPTPTPTPTPTPKPTPPPKPAPPAPVPPKPKPTPTAPAPTPPPPPAPAPEVYQVSELSYTLFGDHTEPEVVLGESSWVWQRSGMSIGGTQYAHGVTVHSNSSVVIQLNRQCARYEAMVGVDDLTMGLGSVRFSVYNGDGARLWQSPVMNGDDPAVPVGVSIAGQERIRLVVEPVGAFGGVALADWANSRISCS; from the coding sequence ATGAGCGGTGACGGGCAGCAGGAAGAGTCGTACGACGGTGTCTCCACCGCGGGCGACGGTACGGAGACGGGCGGCCTGCCCGGGCACCAGGTGCCGACCCAGGCCGGTCCGGGGCGTCCGGCTGCCGCCGACGACGCCGGCGGAACGGTCCTGCCGGGGCCCTGGCCGCCCGCGCCCGTCGAGAACGCTCCGGCTCGGAGCGCGGACGAGCTCGATGCCGCGGCGGCCGTGCCCATGCAGCGCGTGGGCGGCGGCTCGGCCGAGGGCTCCACGCTCGCGCCCTCCGACGCACAGCTGATCCAGCAGATGCGCGAGGGCGACGACCTCGCCTACGACGAGCTGTTCCGCCGCCACTCGGAGGCCGTGCGCCGCTACGCCCGCACCTGCTGCCGCGACGCCCACACCGCCGACGACCTGACGGCCGAGGTGTTCGCCAGGACCCTTCAGGCGGTACGGGGCGGCAAGGGGCCCGAGGAGGCGGTGCGGGCCTATCTGATGACGGCGGTCCGGCATGTGGCCGCCGCCTGGACGAAGACCGCGAAGCGCGAGCACCTGGTCGACGACTTCGCGGCGTTCGCCGCGCAGGCCACGCGCACCTCGGAGGTGTCGGACTCGGACACCCTCGACCTCGGCGCCGATGTGCTGGCGATGCACGAGGCGGAGCAGTCGATGGCCATGCAGGCCTTCCGCAGCCTCCCCGAGCGCTGGCAGGCCGTGCTGTGGCACACGACCGTCGAGGAGGAGTCGCCCAGCGACATCGCCCCGCTGTTCGGTCTGACCGCGAATGCCACCTCGGTGCTGGCCAGCCGGGCCCGCGAAGGCCTCAAGCAGGCCTATCTCCAGGCCCATGTGAGCCAGGCGCTCACCTCGGGCGGCGACTGCGCCCGCTATGCCGACCGGCTCGGCGCCTATGCGCGCGGCGGGCTGCGGATGCGGGCCGAGCGCGGGCTGCGCGGGCATCTGGACGAGTGCGAGAAGTGCCGGCTCGCGGCGGGCGAACTGGCCCAGGTCAACGCCGGGATCCCCGCGCTGCTGCCGGTCGCGGTCATCGGCTGGTTCGCCGCCGGGTTCTCCCTCAAGGCCGCCGGGATCGTCGCGGGCGGAGCGGCCGGTGCCGCGGGTGCCGGCGCCGCCGCCGCGGCGACCGGCGGGGGCTCCTCCGCCGGCTCGGCCGGGGGCGCCGCTGCCTCCGAGGGCCTCGGCGCTCCGGCGAAGGCCGGGATCGCGGCAGCGGTCGTCGTCGCGGCGGCGGCCGGGCTCGTGTGGGCGCTGGTCGGCGACGACCAGCCGCGGCCCGAGGCGAAGCCTGCCGCCAAGCCGCCGGCCGTGGCCCCGGCGGTGCCTTCGCCCACCCCGCCGAAGACCAAGCCGGCGGCCCCGAAGCCCGCCCCGCCCGCTCCCGAGCCGGCGAAGCCGACCCCGGCGCCCACGCCCACCCCGACGCCCACTCCGACCCCGACGCCGAAGCCCACCCCGCCGCCCAAGCCCGCGCCCCCGGCTCCCGTACCGCCGAAGCCGAAGCCCACGCCGACCGCACCGGCCCCCACTCCCCCGCCGCCGCCCGCACCGGCGCCGGAGGTCTACCAGGTCAGCGAGTTGAGCTACACCCTCTTCGGCGACCACACCGAGCCCGAGGTGGTGCTCGGCGAGAGCAGCTGGGTCTGGCAGCGTTCGGGGATGTCGATCGGCGGCACGCAGTACGCCCACGGGGTGACCGTCCACAGCAATTCCTCGGTGGTCATCCAGCTGAACCGCCAGTGCGCCCGGTACGAGGCGATGGTCGGGGTCGACGACCTGACCATGGGACTCGGTTCCGTGCGGTTCTCGGTGTACAACGGGGACGGGGCGCGGCTGTGGCAGTCCCCGGTGATGAACGGCGACGACCCCGCCGTGCCGGTCGGCGTCTCGATCGCGGGTCAGGAGCGGATCAGGCTCGTCGTGGAGCCGGTGGGCGCTTTCGGCGGGGTGGCCCTCGCCGACTGGGCCAATTCCCGCATCAGCTGCAGCTGA
- a CDS encoding SpoIIE family protein phosphatase: MNFTRWSARLPGTQRRAARDDHSPVPAARAEYAQAGPGAKPPQDEPGGTGTAAPALEDLSARDILGQLPALVALVHGPDHRVAFVNEAYAAAFGPRPSGVPAAEAMPELTELSLLPLMDQVLRSGTPRTVKSRKAGSGNSYTVTCTPVRRDKEKGHEGGVLVYAADVTDHAEAAERLRTSERRHRETAVTLQRSLLPQELEQPDDLRIAATYQPGGTDAAVGGDWYDVITLGAGRTALVIGDVMGRGVRAAAVMGQLRTAVRAYARLDLPPHEVLQLLDGLAAEIDASQIATCAYAVHDPNEGRLVYSSAGHLPILVRDEDGTVHRAEGPTGPPLGTGGWIHTSGTIALPPGSTAVLYTDGLVERRSEDIDEGVAALERALSGAKGAPQVVCDRLMRSLNITAEHDDDVAVLVVQHPARTGAAAELFHNASLDLLGGIEAAPRARAFATGVLTSWRFPVELCDLGVLAAGELVANSLQHGTPPMRLGLRRTDRRLIIEVTDGDDHLPRRRRADPADEAGRGITIVATIATSWGSRRTPGGGKAVWCEFALPQ, from the coding sequence GTGAACTTCACGCGTTGGAGCGCCCGCCTCCCCGGTACGCAGCGTCGCGCCGCCCGGGACGACCACAGCCCCGTCCCGGCGGCCCGCGCCGAGTACGCACAGGCCGGGCCGGGGGCGAAACCGCCGCAGGACGAACCGGGCGGCACCGGGACCGCCGCCCCCGCCCTCGAGGACCTCTCCGCCCGCGACATCCTCGGCCAGCTCCCCGCCCTCGTCGCCCTGGTGCACGGACCCGACCACCGTGTCGCGTTCGTCAACGAGGCCTACGCGGCGGCCTTCGGCCCCCGGCCCAGCGGGGTCCCTGCGGCCGAGGCGATGCCCGAACTCACCGAGCTCAGCCTGCTCCCCCTGATGGACCAGGTCCTGCGCAGCGGCACCCCGCGCACGGTGAAGTCCCGCAAGGCCGGCAGCGGCAACTCGTACACCGTGACCTGCACCCCCGTACGGCGCGACAAGGAGAAGGGACACGAGGGCGGCGTCCTCGTGTACGCGGCCGACGTCACCGACCACGCGGAGGCGGCCGAGCGCCTGCGCACCAGCGAGCGCCGCCACCGCGAGACGGCCGTGACCCTCCAGCGCTCACTGCTCCCGCAGGAGCTGGAACAGCCCGACGACCTGCGGATCGCCGCCACCTACCAGCCGGGGGGCACGGACGCCGCGGTCGGCGGCGACTGGTACGACGTCATCACGCTCGGGGCCGGCCGCACCGCCCTGGTCATCGGGGACGTGATGGGGCGCGGGGTGCGCGCCGCCGCCGTCATGGGCCAGCTGCGCACGGCCGTGCGCGCCTACGCCCGCCTCGACCTCCCGCCCCACGAGGTGCTCCAGCTGCTCGACGGGCTGGCCGCCGAGATCGACGCCAGCCAGATCGCGACCTGCGCGTACGCGGTCCACGACCCCAACGAGGGCCGGCTGGTGTACTCCTCCGCCGGCCATCTCCCGATCCTGGTGCGCGACGAGGACGGTACGGTGCACCGCGCCGAGGGCCCGACCGGACCCCCGCTCGGCACCGGTGGCTGGATCCACACCTCGGGCACGATCGCGCTGCCGCCCGGCTCGACCGCCGTCCTCTACACGGACGGTCTCGTCGAACGCCGCAGCGAGGACATCGACGAAGGCGTGGCCGCGCTGGAACGGGCGCTGTCCGGCGCGAAGGGCGCGCCCCAGGTGGTCTGCGACCGGCTGATGCGCTCGCTCAACATCACCGCGGAGCACGACGACGACGTGGCGGTCCTGGTGGTGCAGCACCCCGCCCGCACCGGAGCGGCCGCGGAGCTGTTCCACAACGCCTCGCTCGATCTGCTCGGCGGCATCGAAGCGGCTCCGCGCGCCCGCGCCTTCGCGACCGGCGTCCTGACGTCGTGGCGCTTCCCGGTAGAGCTCTGCGACCTGGGTGTCCTCGCCGCGGGCGAGCTGGTCGCCAACTCCCTCCAGCACGGCACGCCGCCGATGCGCCTGGGGCTCAGACGCACCGACCGCCGGCTGATCATCGAGGTGACCGACGGGGACGACCACCTGCCGCGCCGCCGCCGCGCCGATCCGGCGGACGAGGCGGGCCGGGGCATCACCATCGTCGCGACGATCGCCACGTCGTGGGGCAGCCGCCGGACCCCCGGCGGCGGCAAGGCGGTCTGGTGCGAGTTCGCCCTGCCGCAGTAG
- a CDS encoding histidine kinase, with product MRDDETGRATGAAPLTGRLQHLLQRVRAFDRRRPAVWNGALTTFWVLFAVIDVSSGGWRTVALDRGAPQGLVLVMSVAFSAPLLWRRSHPLAVLAFMAPFSLINVWTGAVLQAAFLQEIVVFQIALRRPPRALAWSGAIVLAPPVIGALHSPADWNRLVVPHLYALVFASLVGIVFRTRREYTEALVDRADRLERERDQQAQLAAAAERTRIAREMHDIIGHNLSVITGLADGGAYAAARNPERAAQALDAIGTTSRQALGELRRLLGVLRDDPDPADRTPQPTLDDLDTLLTGVRAAGLPVRLRHRGTPPAVPPTAGRQLTVYRVVQEALTNTLKHGGNHPALAAEVILTYRPAELEALITDNGAPRPETVESDGTGQGITGMRERASLYDGTLEAGRPATTGWQVRLRLPLEDTPS from the coding sequence GTGAGGGACGACGAGACCGGCCGGGCAACGGGCGCCGCCCCGCTCACCGGACGCCTTCAGCACCTCCTCCAGCGCGTCCGCGCCTTCGACCGGCGGCGGCCCGCCGTCTGGAACGGCGCGCTCACCACCTTCTGGGTGCTGTTCGCCGTCATCGACGTCTCCTCGGGCGGCTGGCGCACGGTGGCCCTCGACCGGGGGGCGCCGCAGGGGCTGGTGCTCGTGATGAGCGTGGCGTTCTCCGCCCCGCTGCTGTGGCGCCGCAGCCACCCCCTGGCGGTGCTGGCGTTCATGGCCCCGTTCTCCCTGATCAACGTCTGGACGGGGGCGGTCCTCCAGGCCGCCTTCCTCCAGGAGATCGTCGTCTTCCAGATCGCGCTCCGACGGCCGCCGCGCGCGCTGGCATGGTCGGGCGCGATCGTCCTCGCCCCGCCGGTGATCGGCGCGCTCCACTCCCCCGCAGACTGGAACCGGCTCGTGGTCCCGCATCTGTACGCGCTCGTGTTCGCCTCCCTGGTGGGGATCGTGTTCCGTACGCGCAGGGAGTACACGGAGGCCCTCGTCGACCGCGCCGACCGGCTGGAACGCGAGCGCGACCAGCAGGCCCAGCTGGCGGCCGCCGCCGAACGGACCAGGATCGCCCGGGAGATGCACGACATCATCGGCCACAACCTCTCGGTGATCACGGGCCTCGCGGACGGCGGCGCGTACGCCGCGGCCCGGAACCCGGAACGCGCCGCCCAGGCCCTGGACGCGATCGGCACCACCAGCCGCCAGGCCCTCGGCGAACTCCGCCGTCTGCTCGGCGTACTCCGCGACGACCCCGACCCGGCCGACCGCACCCCGCAGCCCACCCTCGACGACCTGGACACCCTGCTGACCGGCGTACGCGCGGCAGGTCTTCCCGTACGGCTGCGCCACCGAGGTACACCGCCTGCCGTCCCGCCCACCGCGGGACGGCAGTTGACGGTCTACCGGGTGGTGCAGGAGGCCCTGACCAATACGCTGAAGCACGGCGGCAACCACCCCGCCCTGGCGGCCGAGGTCATCCTGACCTACCGGCCGGCCGAGCTGGAGGCCCTGATCACCGACAACGGCGCCCCACGACCCGAGACCGTCGAGTCCGACGGGACCGGCCAGGGCATCACGGGCATGCGCGAACGGGCATCCCTGTACGACGGCACCCTCGAAGCGGGCCGGCCGGCCACCACGGGCTGGCAGGTACGGCTCCGACTCCCCCTGGAGGACACTCCCTCGTGA
- a CDS encoding helix-turn-helix domain-containing protein → MDIQESHWPTSAVASEGNGRIGAVGTMNGVGSTATAAPAAAVSTLGTALGAQTGVSAAHGRSAPLRVDAQRNLEHVLRAAREVFGELGYGAPMEDVARRARVGVGTVYRRFPSKDVLVRRIAEEETSRLTDQARSALGQEDEPWSALSRFLRTSVASGAGRLLPPQILRVGVDVDDSTVVGDSGAVRAAEPEAGDAQEEPRVPQQRQEAGKATLRVADPHHGAEAGDEDLGAGAAELLEVVGRLVDRARTSGELRRDVTVADVLLVIATAAPSLPDAAQQAAASSRLLDILLEGLRSRPE, encoded by the coding sequence ATGGATATTCAGGAATCGCATTGGCCGACCAGTGCCGTCGCGTCCGAAGGGAACGGACGAATCGGGGCAGTTGGCACGATGAACGGTGTGGGGTCCACCGCGACCGCCGCACCGGCGGCCGCGGTGAGCACCCTGGGCACCGCGCTCGGTGCGCAGACCGGCGTATCGGCCGCGCACGGGCGTTCGGCGCCCCTGCGGGTGGACGCACAGCGCAATCTCGAACACGTCCTGCGCGCCGCGCGCGAGGTGTTCGGTGAACTGGGCTACGGCGCCCCGATGGAGGACGTGGCACGCCGCGCCAGGGTCGGTGTCGGCACGGTGTACCGCCGCTTCCCCAGCAAGGACGTGCTGGTGCGCCGGATAGCCGAGGAGGAGACCTCCCGGCTGACCGACCAGGCCAGATCCGCGCTGGGCCAGGAGGACGAGCCGTGGTCGGCGCTCTCGCGCTTCCTGCGGACGTCGGTGGCCTCGGGCGCCGGCCGGCTGCTGCCGCCGCAGATACTGCGGGTCGGTGTGGACGTCGACGACTCGACGGTGGTCGGCGACTCCGGTGCCGTACGGGCGGCGGAGCCCGAGGCGGGTGACGCGCAGGAGGAACCCCGGGTGCCCCAGCAGCGGCAGGAGGCGGGCAAGGCCACGCTGCGGGTGGCCGATCCGCACCACGGGGCGGAGGCCGGGGACGAGGACCTCGGCGCCGGCGCGGCCGAACTGCTGGAGGTCGTCGGGCGGTTGGTCGACCGGGCGCGGACGTCGGGCGAGCTGCGCCGCGATGTGACGGTGGCCGATGTGCTGCTGGTCATCGCGACGGCGGCGCCTTCGCTGCCGGACGCGGCGCAGCAGGCCGCCGCGTCCTCGCGGCTGCTGGACATCCTCCTGGAGGGGCTGCGCTCGCGGCCCGAGTAG
- a CDS encoding MarR family transcriptional regulator, producing the protein MSDTTEPGLDEPSLDEQIAAYQREYRDLDPQVEQVVSALGRLNRRMNVAYGRQLAALGISNAEWEVLKTLVLAGAPYRLGPGELAKRLGLTPAAMTHRIDRMAGEGLVTRDRDENNRVRVIVELTDEGRTKWLEAMRMATDFEEDLLQDLEGDERGMLGEMLIRLLRRVEHAQPDAGGRLTDLD; encoded by the coding sequence ATGTCTGACACCACCGAGCCGGGCCTCGACGAGCCGAGCCTCGACGAGCAGATCGCCGCGTACCAGCGCGAGTACCGGGACCTGGACCCGCAGGTCGAACAGGTCGTCTCCGCCCTCGGCCGCCTGAACCGCCGGATGAACGTGGCGTACGGACGGCAGCTCGCCGCCCTCGGCATCAGCAACGCCGAGTGGGAGGTCCTCAAGACCCTCGTGCTGGCCGGAGCCCCGTACCGGCTGGGCCCGGGGGAGCTGGCCAAGCGGCTCGGTCTCACCCCGGCCGCGATGACGCACCGCATCGACCGCATGGCGGGCGAGGGGCTCGTGACCCGGGACCGCGACGAGAACAACCGGGTGCGCGTCATCGTCGAGCTGACGGACGAGGGCCGGACGAAGTGGCTGGAGGCCATGCGGATGGCCACCGACTTCGAGGAGGACCTGCTCCAGGACCTCGAGGGCGACGAACGCGGGATGCTCGGCGAGATGCTGATCCGCCTGCTGCGCCGGGTGGAGCATGCCCAGCCGGATGCCGGCGGCCGCCTCACCGACCTCGACTGA
- a CDS encoding response regulator transcription factor: MTTVLIADDQPMQRFGFRMLLESQDDMTVVGEAANGHEALELVGRHRPDVALMDIRMPLLDGIEATRRIMKAGSATRVLIVTTFDLDRYAYDGLRAGASGFLIKDALPEELLSGIRAVASGDAVVAPSLTRRLLDAYVQHLPTAPGGPAGHDPRIASLTEREREILTVIGQGWTNSEIAERLHLAESTVKTHVSRILAKTGARDRVQAVILAYDTHLVTPA, encoded by the coding sequence GTGACGACCGTGCTCATCGCGGACGACCAGCCGATGCAACGCTTCGGCTTCCGCATGCTGCTGGAGAGCCAGGACGACATGACCGTCGTCGGCGAGGCCGCCAACGGCCATGAAGCCCTCGAACTCGTCGGCCGGCACCGGCCGGACGTGGCGCTGATGGACATCCGTATGCCGCTCCTGGACGGCATCGAGGCGACCCGCCGCATCATGAAGGCCGGTTCCGCCACCCGCGTCCTCATCGTCACGACGTTCGACCTGGACCGGTACGCCTACGACGGCCTGCGCGCCGGCGCCAGCGGCTTCCTCATCAAGGACGCCCTGCCGGAGGAACTCCTCTCCGGTATCCGTGCCGTGGCCAGCGGCGACGCGGTGGTCGCCCCGAGCCTGACCAGGCGTCTCCTGGACGCGTACGTACAGCACTTGCCGACGGCACCCGGCGGACCGGCCGGCCACGACCCGCGCATCGCGAGCCTCACCGAACGGGAGCGGGAAATCCTCACCGTCATCGGCCAGGGCTGGACGAACTCGGAAATCGCCGAACGGCTCCATCTCGCCGAGTCGACGGTGAAGACCCATGTCTCGCGCATTCTCGCCAAGACGGGGGCCAGGGACCGCGTCCAGGCAGTGATCCTGGCGTACGACACCCACCTGGTCACGCCGGCCTGA